In a genomic window of Diabrotica undecimpunctata isolate CICGRU chromosome 2, icDiaUnde3, whole genome shotgun sequence:
- the LOC140433671 gene encoding uncharacterized protein, whose product MKEAGIQSAKFYLRRVIGNAVLTYESFNTILCQIEAILNSRPLFRISECPEDLSFLCPAHFLVGQPLLAPPEPSNILEIPENRLSLYQKLSQMQLLFWKKWSVSYLQTIQSRSKWRTVTQSPVQGDDIVLIINAHLLPLKWELARVLELIASKDGLVRTLRLRTKNTTCLRSIRQVSKLPSST is encoded by the coding sequence ATGAAAGAGGCAGGCATTCAGTCAGCTAAGTTTTATCTCCGTCGTGTGATCGGAAACGCAGTGCTCACTTACGAATCCTTCAATACAATACTATGCCAAATTGAGGCAATTCTTAACTCTAGACCACTATTTAGGATCTCAGAATGCCCAGAAGATCTTTCCTTTCTTTGCCCTGCCCATTTTTTGGTGGGCCAACCTCTATTAGCCCCACCGGAGCCTAGTAATATTTTAGAGATCCCAGAAAACAGACTGTCCCTCTACCAGAAATTGTCTCAAATGCAATTATTGTTTTGGAAGAAATGGAGTGTCTCATACCTCCAAACCATACAATCTCGATCCAAGTGGCGTACTGTTACTCAAAGTCCCGTACAAGGAGATGATATAGTACTCATAATAAATGCCCACCTACTTCCGCTAAAGTGGGAGCTGGCAAGAGTCTTAGAGCTAATAGCAAGCAAGGATGGCCTTGTTCGGACTCTACGACTTCGGACAAAAAACACAACTTGTCTTAGATCCATCAGGCAAGTAAGTAAACTTCCTAGCTCCACTTAA